From the genome of Gemmatimonadaceae bacterium:
CTGCTTGCGATAGTGCGTCGAGAAAACGAAGTGACGGAACGCGGCGGCCGACACGCCCTGCCCGCGCAGGTCGGCGACGGTCGCGACGTTGCCGATGCGCTTCGCCATCTTCGACCCGTCGGTGAGCAGGAACTCGCCGTGGCACCAGAAGCGCGCGAACTGCGCGCCGGTGGCACCCTCCGACTGCGCGATCTCGTCCTCGTGGTGCGGAAAGACGAGATCCACTCCGCCGCAGTGAATGTCCATCGTCGCACCGAGGTACTTCATTGCCATCGCGGAGCACTCGAGGTGCCAGCCGGGACGCCCTCTCCCCCACGGAGAATCCCACGCCGCGGCCGCCGCTTCGTCCTCCGGCTTCGCGGCCTTCCAGAGCGCGAAGTCCTGCGCGTTCTCCTTCGTGTAGTCGTCGTGCGCCACGCGCGCGCCCGCGCGGATCTCGCGCGTGTCGAGCCGCGACAGCCGGCCGTAGCCGTCGAACTTTCCGATCGCGAAGTACACCGACCCGTCTTCCGCCTGGTACGCCAGACCGCGCTCCACGAGCGATTGAACCAGAGCGATCATCTCGGGGATGTGCTCGGTCGCCTTCGGGTACTGCTCCGCGTCCTGGATCCGCAGGAACCGCCGGTCAGCGTGAAAAGTCTCCACGACGGGCTCGGTGATCTCGCCGATCGTCACGCCGCGCTCCGCGGCGCGCTTGATGATCTTGTCGTCCACGTCGGTGAGGTTCATCACCTGGAGCACGTCGTAGCCGGCCAGTCGCAGCACGCGGCGCAGCAGATCCTCGAACAGGAACGTGCGGAAATTCCCGAGGTGCGCTGGGTTGTACACGGTCGGGCCGCACGTGTACAGCCGCGCGGTGCGCCCGTCCGCGGGCGCGAACTCCTCGACCGCCCTGCTCATCGTGTTATGAAGCCGCAGCTGCGCCATAGATCGTGAACCTACGCGGACGATTGGTCTTCGGTCAACGCGGGTCGTGCGTTGGCTGCCATTTGTGCGCGAGGAAAGAGCGGCAGGGATCCCCTTCGCGCGCTGAAGGCGACCCTCAGTCCGAGTCGGCGCGGGGAACCTGGTACGCGTGCCGCTCGAGAAGAACGGGCGGGACAGTCAGGATCGACGACTTCGCGCGCAGAGCGATGACGTCGATCGGCGGGCCGGCGGGGACGAGCACACCGCCCTCGGGCGCGGGCACGCGCAGCACTATCGCGACGTCGCGCGTGGCGCGGCGGAATCCCTTGCCCTCGTAGATGCGGTTGATCAGGATCCGGCGCACCACGACCATCACGGTCGCGAGTATCGGCACTGCGACCACCAGCCCAACGGGGCCAAGCAGCTTCGCGACGACCAGCACCGACATGATCGTCAGCACCGGCGGCAGCTCCACCTTCCGCGCCATCACCAGCGGTTGCACGATGTTCGACTCGAACAGGTGGATGCCCACGCCGAGCAGGACGACCCACAACGCCTTGGTCACGCCCCCCGGGCCTCCGAGCACGAACAGCGCCGGCAGCGCCGTGGACACCAGCGTGCCGAAGAACGGAATGATCGCGACCGCCGACGTGAACACACCGAACGTCAGCCAGTACGGCACTCCGAGCAGCCACAGTCCGAACGCGGTCATCACGCCGAGCACGAACATGGCGAACAGCTGCCCGGTGATGTACGCGCGCAACGTGTCGGCGAGATCGCGCAGCACGTCGCGGATCAGGTCGCGGTGGATCGGGGGAAACAGCGCGATCAGCCACTCGCGGTAGATCCCCGGATACAGCGTCAGGTAGATCGCCATCACCGCCACGGAGAAGATGCTGATGAAGACGTGGACGAGCGAGAAGACCTTGGGCGCGAGATCGCCAAGCCAGCCCGACACCTGCCCGTATACGGCCTGCGTCGCGCGGTGCTCGCCCGGCGTCCAGAATTCCTGCGCCGCGGGAAACCGCGCCATGAACCGGTCTATCCCGCCTTCCCACGTGTCTATGTACGTCGGCAGGACCTGGATCAGCTGCCGGGTCTGCTCGGCCACGGGCGGAACCAGCAGCCAGAACAGGCCGATGATCGCCAGCACCGTCGTGATCAGCGCCACGGCGAAAGCGAGGCTGCGCGGGAAACGCGTGCGCGTGACCAGGAAATCGGTGACAGCGCCGAGATACAGCGAGAAGATCACCGCGATGAACAGGAGCAGAAACACGTCTGCGGCCACTCCCAGCAGCCACAACAGCAGGACTGTGAGAACGACCGCGGTCAGTACCGGTGCTACCCGCCCCTTTGGCTGCGGTGAGGCAGCCGCGGTGGGAGCGGTCATCAAGGCGCCTTCTTCTCCTCCTGCGGCACTTCGGTCAATGCTCCCTCAGCCTGCCCGGTCCCGAGCTGCTTGGATCCCGCGGGCGCGGGCCCGGCGAGTAGCCCCATCCTGCTCTTGAGCTCCATCAGCTGCAGATCGGCCGTCTCGGAGGTCGCGCCGCTCTCGAGGCGCTTGAACTCCTTCGCGAGCTGGTCGCCGGAGAACTCCTCGTCGATCTCCACCGACGCGCGAACCTTGCGCTCGTTCTGGTCGATCTTCTCTTCCATTCTGGCGAATGCCTCGAAGGCGGATTTCTCGGAGATGCGCGACATCGTGTCGGCGATGCGCTTGGTCGCCTGCGCACGCCGCTGCTTGGCGAGCAGGAGATTCTTCTTGCGGTTTGCTTCCTCGATGTTGTCGTTCAGCTCGCGCAGCGAGTTCTTGAGGCGCTCCGTCTCCTGCTTGTGCGCCTCCCACGTGATCTGCATCTGCTGCCCGCGCGACACGTGCTCGGCGCGCCGCACCAGCGCCTGCTTGGCGAGGTCGTCGCGGTTCTCCTGCACCGCGAGCATCGCTCTTCGCTCCCAGTCCTCGGCCTGCTTCAACTCGAGCCGCGCCTGATCCTCCAGCCGCTTCTCGTCGGCGATGGCGGCGGCGACCTGCTGCTTGGCGCGAACCAGCTGCGTGCGCATGTCCGAAATGATCTGCGCCAGCATCTTCTCGGGCTCTTCGGCCTGGGAGATGAAGTCGTTGATCGTCGCGCGCCAGAGTTGGACTATTCGGTCGAAGATTCCCATGAGACTCTCGGAGTTATATGCGCTACGGGTAAGAACTTAGTTCAGTTTCACTTGCAGCGCCGGATCGGGCTGCGTCCTGCGTTTTGCGTCCTGCGTCCTAGCCGGCTGCGGTGCCAGGCGCGGTATTGCCGGAGCCCCCTGACAATACAACGGCAGTTATTGGTCGCCAGTGGGAAGGCTCTCCCTCTAATCGCTCACAAATCTCTGCTAGGACGCAGCACGCAGGACGCAGGGCAGTTCATCCGCCCCTTTTTATCTGGTACAACCGCTCTCGGGCCAAACGGCGGCCAGTCGGCGTAGCTGCCAAGCCGCCACCCGCAGTTTCCCTGTACCGCACGTCCATCTCCCGCCCTATCTCCCCCATGACATCGATCACTTCATCGACGGGGATGGCGAAAGTAACCCCGGCGAGCGCCATTTCAATACCGGCCAGCGCGATCGCGGAGCCCGTCGCGTTCCGAAAGACGCACGGCAGCTCCACCAGCCCGCCCAGCGGATCGCACACGAGGCCGAGCATCCCCTGCAGCGTCAGCGCGATAGCGTGCCCCGCCTGCGACGGCGTGCCGCCGAGCATCTCGGTGGCGGAGCCGGCGGCCATCGCGGCCCCCGCACCGGTCTCCGCCTGACATCCGCCCTCCGCCCCGGATAACGACGCGCGCTCGGCGATGACAGCACCGATCAGACCCGCCGCCGCGAGCGCGTCGACCAGCTTGTCGTCGCCGAAACCCTTGCTCGCCGCGAGCCCCGTGAGCACCGCCGGCAGCACGCCCGCCCCGCCCGCCGTCGGCGCGGCGACGATGACGCCCATCGCCGCGTTGACTTCCTGCACCGCCAGCGCGCGCGCGAGCACGTCGCGGAACGGCGTGCCCGCCAGCGGGCCCGGCGGTCCCGTGCGCAGCTTGGCTGCATCTCCGCCCACCAGCCCCGACGCGGAATACAGATCACCGACCATCCCCTGCTCCACCGCTCCGCGCATGACCCCAAGCGCGCGCGCGAGCACGCTCCGGATGTCCTCCGTCGTCCGCCCCTGATCTGCCGACTCCATCTCGAGCGCCGTCTGCGACAGCGTACGCCCGCTGGCCTCAGCGTCCCGAATGGCTTCCGCGAGCGATTTATACATCCGGAAACAGCGCTATTGGCTGTTGGCTATTGGCTGTTGGCGCGAGTTTGCCGTTAGGGCGCAGGACGCAGCACGCAGCACGCAGCACGCAGGGATGTCTTCACTGCCCCGACACCTTGTCCAGCCGCCTCGCCCACCGCACCCAGCTCAGCGCGCGAAGCTCGTCGCGCACTCCCTCGCCCGGCTGCTCGTCACACTCGATCACGATGAACGCGTCGCCCCCGCGCTGCTTCCGCGTCAGACGCAGCGTCGCAATGTTGATCCGGTGGTCGGCCAGGATGCCGGTGATGCGCGCGATCGACCCGGGAATGTCCTCGGCCACCATTACTATAGTATGGAAGGTCCCGGTGACCTCGACGGGGAAGCCGTCGATCTCGGTCACCACGATACGACCGGCGCCGAGCGACGCGCCCGTGAGCGTGGCGTGAACGTCGCCGTGCTCCAGCGTCATCCGCACCGTGTTCGGATGCGCCTCCTCCCCCAGCGCCGCCTTCTCGAACCTGTAGTCCAACCCCTCGCGCTCGGCGATCTCGAGCGCCGTGCGGATGCGTTCGTCGTCCGGTCTGAAGCCCAGCAGCCCCGCGGCGAGCGCCTTGTCGGTACCGTGTCCTTCGCCGGTCCGCGCGAAGGAGCCGTGCAGCTCGAGCACGGCCTTCTCCGGAGTGCCGCTCACGAGTCCGCGTCCGAGCAGTCCCAGCCGGCACGCGCCCGCGGTGTGCGAGGAAGACGGCCCGACCATGACGGGCCCGATGATGTCGAGGATGGAGACCATGCTGGAAAGGTGTGCGCGGGACCGAGGACCGAGTGGAGCGGTACCCCCGCTCAGTCGGTCAAATACCGTTCCCGCAGCACTTTCACGTGATGCGCGACGTGTCCGGCGCAGATATACGCGAGCGCGCGCACGGTGAACGGATTGCCACTGGCAACGCCGCGCTTCATCCACGCCTCGGCTGGAAGATTCTTGAATAGCGTCAGCGTCGCCGCGCGCACCGTCTCGAGCTCTTCCAGGTGGCTGCTCCATGAGCGGTCGTCCGCGCCGGCCACGGCGACGGCGTCGTCCTGATCGAAGCTCGGGAGCGGATCCGTGAGCCCGCGCGCGAACCAGAACGCGCGGAAAGAGAACAGCCGCTCGGTGTCGTTCATGTGACTCACGACCTGACGGATGCTCCACTTGTCCGGAGCAAACCGGTGCAGCGACCGCTCTTCCGACACGCCCTCGAGAATCGGAAGCACCTCGCCGAGCTGCGCTTGGAGCACCTTCATCACGTCGTCGCCGGTGACTTTCTCGACGTATGGCAGGTAGTAATCGGCAAATTCTGTACGGTCGGGCGCGGTGATGACCATGCTTCCTCGCCGAGTAAAAGGCCCGTGAAGCGAGCTAAATATGATTCAATCGGTCCTAAGCATCATCTGCAGGCGGTTGACCCCCTCGCGGCAACGTAAGCGTGAAGCGAGTCCCCTCTCCAACAGTGCTCTTCACTGTGAGATCGCCGTGCATCGCGCGGGCCAGGTCGCGGCTTATCGCCAAGCCGAGCCCCACGCCGCTTTCCTTGTCTGACAGCCCATCCTTCAACTGCATGAACGGCTCGAAGATGACATGGACCTTCTCAGCGGCGATGCCGATCCCGGTGTCGGTCACGCTCAGCGTTACGCCGTCGGCCACCGCCGCGCAATCTGCGCTGACGTGCCCCCCGGCTGGAGTGAACTTCATGGCGTTGGAGAAAAGGTTCACCAGGACCTGAGCTACCCGCTCCGGATCCGCGCGCGCTGTCAGGCCCGAATCTCCCGAGACTCCGTCGAACACGATGCCCTTCTTCGCGAACAGGGGCTCGAGCATGTCCACGGCCCGTTCGATTGCTTCGCAGGCTTTGACGTCATCGAGCGTGTAGCTGACGCGCCCGCTTCCGATGCGCGCAAAGTTGAGGATCTCGGTTATCAGCAGGGCGAGGTGCTGCTGGTTGCTTCTCACCCGGGCGAAATCGGCGTGCTGCTGCTCCGTCACCGGCCCGCGCAGGCCCATGTCGAGGAGATCGATATAGCCCCCGATCGCGTTGAGCGGCGTGCGCAGCTCATGGCTCATTGCGCCAAGAAAAGCCGTCTTCGCCATGTTCGCGGTCTCCGCATTGCGTTGCATCACCAGCGCCAGGTCGTACGTCTGTGCGGTGTCGAGCGCGAGAGCGCCCCGCGTCGCCAGGTCCTCGGCAAGCTGCACGTCTTCGGGGCCATACACGAACCCCGGCTGGGAGCTGACGAAGGTGATTGCGCCGAGCAGCTTGTTCCTGGCAAGCAGCGGCACCGTCAGCATGGGCCCAATGCCGAGCTGACGGAGCGTCTCGAGATTGTCTGCGGTACGGGCGGCCGCGACGATTTCTTCCTCTACGCGTTCCGTGATCAGCACGGCTCGCGCTTCGCGCAGCATCGCGGGGGCGCCGAATGGATCGTGCGGGTCCGGCTCCCACGCCGCTACAAGCTTGCGCGCGAGTTTCTGTTTTTCCGGATCAGAATGGTAGATGCCGAGACGTGACGGAGCGCCACTCTCATTCACGATATCGACGATGCACCACGCGCCCAGGGCCGGAAGAGCGAGCTTGGTGAGCGCAAGCAGCGTGCTGGCCTGGTCCACGGATTCCGCGAGCAGCCGTCCAGCTTCGGCGAGAAACGCGGCGCGGCGCCGGGCGTCCTCGGAGTCTTCGGCATGACTGCGCTCGCGCAAGGCGCCAAGAAGCATCTGCTCTGCGACCTGACGCTGCAGGTCGGCTGCCGGGTCGGCTGTTGTCGACTTGCGCAGCTCGACGCCGAGCGCATCGGGAAGCCCGTCGTCGCCGATCACCGGCCAAACACTCAGTACCAGGCCCGGGCCGCTTTCGTCCAGCCCTTGGATACGGACATCCGTCAGCTCAACGCCGTCGCGGAACGACCGATCGAGCGTGGCGCCGATGGCCATGCCCGCCGCCCCGCCGAACGCAGCGGCGATCGCAATGCCGGCCACGTCACCACCGGTGATCCGCGCCAGGCCGCAAAACGCGGCATTCGCGTACACGAACCTGTGGTCCGCTCCGCGTGTAATGGCGAAAGGCAGCGGCGCCTGCTCCGTGTACCGGAGCAGTGCGTCCCGGATCGACGGTTCGGCCGCGCTGCTCCGGGCCGCGCTCCGTCGCGGCTTCGAGTCCACCCGGTACTACCTCCCCCGGCGTTTGGCCGGCGGTCTCGCTACGGTACCCACCGGCGC
Proteins encoded in this window:
- the cysS gene encoding cysteine--tRNA ligase, producing MAQLRLHNTMSRAVEEFAPADGRTARLYTCGPTVYNPAHLGNFRTFLFEDLLRRVLRLAGYDVLQVMNLTDVDDKIIKRAAERGVTIGEITEPVVETFHADRRFLRIQDAEQYPKATEHIPEMIALVQSLVERGLAYQAEDGSVYFAIGKFDGYGRLSRLDTREIRAGARVAHDDYTKENAQDFALWKAAKPEDEAAAAAWDSPWGRGRPGWHLECSAMAMKYLGATMDIHCGGVDLVFPHHEDEIAQSEGATGAQFARFWCHGEFLLTDGSKMAKRIGNVATVADLRGQGVSAAAFRHFVFSTHYRKQLNLSGDALEASIEGVRRVRDFVERLEAASGGTPELAGAAADLVRDAEAALFDDLNAPAAVGVLFTFIRRANAELDRRGDDADALRAAREAFARVNGVLDIVPDAPRADDELAAWVDERLAARKDARARRDFASADAIRAEIEARGVAIEDGPWGTRWKLAR
- the sdaAA gene encoding L-serine ammonia-lyase, iron-sulfur-dependent, subunit alpha; its protein translation is MYKSLAEAIRDAEASGRTLSQTALEMESADQGRTTEDIRSVLARALGVMRGAVEQGMVGDLYSASGLVGGDAAKLRTGPPGPLAGTPFRDVLARALAVQEVNAAMGVIVAAPTAGGAGVLPAVLTGLAASKGFGDDKLVDALAAAGLIGAVIAERASLSGAEGGCQAETGAGAAMAAGSATEMLGGTPSQAGHAIALTLQGMLGLVCDPLGGLVELPCVFRNATGSAIALAGIEMALAGVTFAIPVDEVIDVMGEIGREMDVRYRETAGGGLAATPTGRRLARERLYQIKRGG
- a CDS encoding AI-2E family transporter, with translation MTAPTAAASPQPKGRVAPVLTAVVLTVLLLWLLGVAADVFLLLFIAVIFSLYLGAVTDFLVTRTRFPRSLAFAVALITTVLAIIGLFWLLVPPVAEQTRQLIQVLPTYIDTWEGGIDRFMARFPAAQEFWTPGEHRATQAVYGQVSGWLGDLAPKVFSLVHVFISIFSVAVMAIYLTLYPGIYREWLIALFPPIHRDLIRDVLRDLADTLRAYITGQLFAMFVLGVMTAFGLWLLGVPYWLTFGVFTSAVAIIPFFGTLVSTALPALFVLGGPGGVTKALWVVLLGVGIHLFESNIVQPLVMARKVELPPVLTIMSVLVVAKLLGPVGLVVAVPILATVMVVVRRILINRIYEGKGFRRATRDVAIVLRVPAPEGGVLVPAGPPIDVIALRAKSSILTVPPVLLERHAYQVPRADSD
- a CDS encoding PspA/IM30 family protein, with protein sequence MGIFDRIVQLWRATINDFISQAEEPEKMLAQIISDMRTQLVRAKQQVAAAIADEKRLEDQARLELKQAEDWERRAMLAVQENRDDLAKQALVRRAEHVSRGQQMQITWEAHKQETERLKNSLRELNDNIEEANRKKNLLLAKQRRAQATKRIADTMSRISEKSAFEAFARMEEKIDQNERKVRASVEIDEEFSGDQLAKEFKRLESGATSETADLQLMELKSRMGLLAGPAPAGSKQLGTGQAEGALTEVPQEEKKAP
- a CDS encoding GAF domain-containing sensor histidine kinase, which translates into the protein MYANAAFCGLARITGGDVAGIAIAAAFGGAAGMAIGATLDRSFRDGVELTDVRIQGLDESGPGLVLSVWPVIGDDGLPDALGVELRKSTTADPAADLQRQVAEQMLLGALRERSHAEDSEDARRRAAFLAEAGRLLAESVDQASTLLALTKLALPALGAWCIVDIVNESGAPSRLGIYHSDPEKQKLARKLVAAWEPDPHDPFGAPAMLREARAVLITERVEEEIVAAARTADNLETLRQLGIGPMLTVPLLARNKLLGAITFVSSQPGFVYGPEDVQLAEDLATRGALALDTAQTYDLALVMQRNAETANMAKTAFLGAMSHELRTPLNAIGGYIDLLDMGLRGPVTEQQHADFARVRSNQQHLALLITEILNFARIGSGRVSYTLDDVKACEAIERAVDMLEPLFAKKGIVFDGVSGDSGLTARADPERVAQVLVNLFSNAMKFTPAGGHVSADCAAVADGVTLSVTDTGIGIAAEKVHVIFEPFMQLKDGLSDKESGVGLGLAISRDLARAMHGDLTVKSTVGEGTRFTLTLPRGGQPPADDA
- a CDS encoding DinB family protein, yielding MVITAPDRTEFADYYLPYVEKVTGDDVMKVLQAQLGEVLPILEGVSEERSLHRFAPDKWSIRQVVSHMNDTERLFSFRAFWFARGLTDPLPSFDQDDAVAVAGADDRSWSSHLEELETVRAATLTLFKNLPAEAWMKRGVASGNPFTVRALAYICAGHVAHHVKVLRERYLTD
- the sdaAB gene encoding L-serine ammonia-lyase, iron-sulfur-dependent subunit beta, whose product is MVSILDIIGPVMVGPSSSHTAGACRLGLLGRGLVSGTPEKAVLELHGSFARTGEGHGTDKALAAGLLGFRPDDERIRTALEIAEREGLDYRFEKAALGEEAHPNTVRMTLEHGDVHATLTGASLGAGRIVVTEIDGFPVEVTGTFHTIVMVAEDIPGSIARITGILADHRINIATLRLTRKQRGGDAFIVIECDEQPGEGVRDELRALSWVRWARRLDKVSGQ